In Clostridium sp. DL-VIII, the following proteins share a genomic window:
- a CDS encoding sugar porter family MFS transporter, with protein MKRKISPALIYFFGAFGGFMFGYDIGIINGALPGIKTTWNIDPWLEGLITSGLFAGAMIGASLMASLADRFGRRKMIMWSAIVFAIGAIGSGISNSTSFLIASRIVLGVAVGGASALVPMYMGEISPAETRGKLSGLNQLMITVGMLIAYGVNYAFVHVFEGWRWMLGGAMVPAAILLFGAFLLPESPRFLVRIGKNELARQVLLALRSSEEAESEYKEIINVNHSDSGSFKDLFGKRALPAVVAGCGLTLLQQIQGANTIFYYSSQILEKVFGSSIAGVISTVGIGIVFVLATIVTLLIVDKFKRRSLFMSGSIGMGTCLLLVGLIYPAAQSNHAWATWTVFFFICLYVIFYAYSWAAVTWIVVGELFPSHVRGLATGIASTVNWFGNILVALFFPILLETVGLSVIFFGFAAICVIGFLFAKYVLYETKGKSLEEIEKYLYDRSIGKVVGLMES; from the coding sequence ATGAAGAGAAAAATATCACCAGCACTAATTTACTTTTTTGGAGCTTTTGGAGGGTTTATGTTTGGGTATGATATCGGGATAATTAACGGTGCTTTACCTGGAATTAAGACAACATGGAATATTGATCCATGGTTAGAAGGGTTAATTACTTCCGGATTATTTGCAGGAGCTATGATTGGAGCTTCGCTAATGGCTTCATTAGCAGATCGCTTTGGTCGCCGTAAGATGATTATGTGGAGTGCAATTGTATTTGCAATTGGTGCCATAGGTTCTGGTATTTCTAATAGTACAAGTTTTTTGATTGCTTCCCGTATTGTTTTAGGAGTAGCTGTAGGAGGAGCTTCAGCTTTGGTTCCAATGTATATGGGAGAAATTAGTCCTGCTGAGACACGTGGAAAGCTATCTGGTTTAAATCAGTTAATGATAACTGTAGGAATGCTTATTGCATATGGTGTAAATTATGCATTTGTACATGTATTTGAGGGATGGAGATGGATGCTTGGTGGTGCCATGGTTCCAGCTGCGATATTATTATTCGGAGCTTTCTTATTACCAGAATCACCACGATTCTTGGTTAGAATTGGTAAAAACGAATTAGCACGACAAGTATTACTAGCATTACGTTCTTCTGAGGAAGCAGAAAGTGAATATAAGGAAATTATTAATGTAAACCACTCTGATTCAGGTTCATTTAAAGATTTGTTTGGAAAAAGAGCTCTACCTGCCGTAGTTGCAGGCTGTGGTTTAACACTATTACAACAAATTCAAGGAGCTAATACAATTTTTTATTACTCATCACAAATTTTAGAGAAGGTTTTTGGTTCATCAATAGCTGGAGTTATCAGCACAGTTGGTATTGGTATTGTATTTGTATTAGCAACAATTGTAACTCTACTAATTGTAGATAAATTCAAACGCCGTAGTTTATTCATGTCAGGATCTATTGGTATGGGAACATGTTTATTATTGGTAGGATTAATTTATCCTGCGGCACAAAGCAATCATGCATGGGCAACTTGGACTGTATTTTTCTTCATCTGCTTATATGTTATATTTTATGCATACTCTTGGGCTGCTGTTACTTGGATTGTAGTTGGAGAATTATTTCCAAGTCATGTTAGAGGACTTGCAACTGGAATTGCGTCAACAGTTAATTGGTTCGGAAATATTTTAGTAGCACTATTCTTCCCAATATTGCTTGAGACAGTGGGATTGTCTGTAATATTCTTTGGTTTTGCTGCAATTTGCGTAATAGGATTTTTATTTGCAAAATATGTCCTTTATGAAACAAAAGGAAAATCATTGGAAGAAATTGAAAAGTACCTATATGATCGTTCTATTGGAAAAGTTGTTGGGTTAATGGAATCTTAA
- a CDS encoding DegV family protein, producing the protein MEARIIVDSCVDFNYEVFGNEEYMERIPFKIIIDDEEIIDKDLDRTVLLEKMKNSKNKIGTACPSPNDFLEALKKSKDNFIVTISGKLSGSYNSAILAKEMLLEEFPESFVHVFDCKTAVSGADLVVLKIKQLIEEKVQNKRIVEEVTEYIHGMKTLFVLEKLDNLVKNGRISSMKALMGSLLQVIPIMTALDGEITLKEQVRGKKKAFNRLVDMIGEESIDFKNKILGIGHINAKEKAEKLKEAIKSKYNFKDIIVFEGGGLSTVYADDGGIVICY; encoded by the coding sequence ATGGAAGCTAGAATAATAGTGGACAGTTGTGTAGATTTTAATTATGAAGTCTTCGGAAATGAAGAGTATATGGAAAGAATACCCTTTAAAATTATAATTGATGATGAGGAAATAATTGATAAAGATTTAGATAGAACTGTACTGCTTGAAAAAATGAAAAATAGTAAAAATAAAATAGGAACTGCTTGTCCATCACCGAATGATTTTCTAGAAGCGTTAAAAAAATCTAAAGACAATTTTATTGTTACTATTTCGGGAAAACTTAGCGGCTCATACAACAGTGCTATTTTAGCTAAAGAAATGTTATTAGAGGAATTTCCAGAGAGCTTTGTGCATGTTTTTGATTGTAAAACAGCGGTTTCAGGGGCTGATTTAGTTGTTTTAAAAATAAAACAATTGATTGAAGAAAAAGTTCAAAATAAGCGCATTGTAGAAGAGGTCACAGAGTATATACATGGTATGAAAACGTTGTTTGTATTAGAAAAGTTAGATAATTTGGTCAAGAATGGAAGGATAAGCAGCATGAAAGCTTTAATGGGTTCATTACTGCAAGTTATTCCAATTATGACTGCTTTAGATGGAGAAATTACTCTTAAAGAACAGGTAAGAGGAAAGAAAAAGGCTTTTAATAGACTGGTTGATATGATTGGTGAAGAAAGTATAGATTTTAAAAATAAAATTCTCGGAATAGGGCATATAAACGCAAAGGAAAAGGCAGAGAAACTTAAGGAAGCAATAAAGAGTAAATACAATTTCAAAGATATTATTGTTTTTGAAGGTGGAGGTTTAAGTACAGTCTATGCTGATGATGGAGGAATTGTAATCTGCTATTAA
- a CDS encoding TM1266 family iron-only hydrogenase system putative regulator: METRIALIGIIVEDMNSTDKLNSILHEYSQYMVGRMGIPYRQKNVGIISVVIDATNDIISSLSGKLGMIEGISVKTMYSKTAK; the protein is encoded by the coding sequence ATGGAAACAAGAATTGCATTGATAGGAATTATAGTGGAAGATATGAATTCAACAGACAAACTTAATAGCATCTTACATGAATATTCACAGTATATGGTTGGAAGAATGGGCATACCTTACCGTCAAAAAAATGTCGGTATAATAAGCGTAGTTATAGATGCCACAAATGATATTATAAGTTCATTGTCAGGTAAGCTTGGTATGATTGAAGGCATAAGTGTAAAAACAATGTATTCTAAAACTGCAAAATAA
- the hydG gene encoding [FeFe] hydrogenase H-cluster radical SAM maturase HydG — translation MYNVKSKVATEFIDEEEILESLEYAKKNKNNRELINQILEKAKDCKGLSHREAIVLLECELEDENEKMYKLAKEIKQKFYGNRIVMFAPLYLSNYCVNGCTYCPYHYKNKHIARKKLTQEDIKREVIALQDMGHKRLALETGEDPVNNPIEYVLESIKTIYSIKHKNGAIRRANVNIAATTVDNYRKLKEAGIGTYILFQETYNKKAYEELHPTGPKHDYAYHTEAMDRAMEGGIDDVGMGVLFGLNMYKYDFVGLLMHAEHLEAAMGVGPHTISVPRIRPADDINPEEFSNAISDDIFAKIVAVLRISVPYTGLIVSTRESQKSREKVLELGVSQISGGSSTSVGGYAEREKEEDNSAQFDVSDNRTLDEIVNWLLERGHIPSFCTACYREGRTGDRFMSLVKSGQIANCCQPNALMTLKEYLEDYASADTKEKGEEAIKNEIPRIPNEKVRKVVLEHLEDLHEGKRDFRF, via the coding sequence ATGTATAATGTTAAATCAAAAGTAGCAACAGAATTTATCGATGAAGAAGAGATATTAGAAAGTCTCGAGTATGCAAAGAAAAATAAGAATAATAGAGAACTTATTAATCAAATTTTAGAAAAAGCTAAAGATTGCAAAGGGCTTTCCCATAGAGAAGCGATAGTTTTACTTGAATGTGAATTAGAAGATGAAAATGAAAAAATGTACAAGTTAGCTAAAGAAATTAAGCAGAAATTTTACGGGAATAGAATAGTAATGTTTGCACCATTATATCTTTCTAATTATTGTGTTAATGGATGTACTTATTGTCCATATCATTATAAAAATAAACATATAGCAAGAAAAAAACTTACTCAAGAGGATATTAAAAGAGAAGTTATTGCACTCCAAGACATGGGGCACAAGAGACTCGCTCTAGAAACTGGGGAAGATCCAGTAAATAATCCAATTGAATACGTACTAGAAAGTATAAAGACAATTTATAGCATAAAGCATAAAAATGGCGCTATTAGAAGAGCTAATGTGAATATTGCAGCTACTACTGTTGATAATTATAGAAAACTAAAGGAAGCAGGAATAGGAACATATATATTATTCCAAGAAACATATAATAAAAAAGCATATGAAGAACTTCATCCAACAGGACCAAAACACGACTATGCTTACCATACAGAAGCTATGGACAGAGCTATGGAAGGCGGAATTGATGATGTTGGAATGGGAGTATTATTTGGATTGAATATGTACAAATATGATTTTGTTGGACTTCTTATGCATGCAGAACATTTAGAAGCAGCAATGGGAGTTGGACCACATACAATAAGTGTACCAAGAATAAGACCAGCTGATGATATTAATCCGGAAGAATTTAGTAATGCAATTTCAGATGATATATTTGCAAAGATAGTTGCAGTGCTTAGAATTTCAGTTCCATATACAGGTCTTATTGTTTCAACAAGAGAATCTCAAAAATCAAGAGAGAAGGTACTTGAACTTGGAGTTTCTCAAATAAGTGGAGGATCATCCACAAGTGTTGGAGGATATGCAGAAAGAGAAAAAGAAGAAGACAATTCAGCACAATTTGATGTAAGTGATAATAGAACTTTAGATGAGATCGTAAACTGGTTACTTGAAAGGGGACACATACCAAGTTTCTGTACTGCATGTTATAGAGAAGGAAGAACTGGAGATAGATTTATGAGCCTTGTTAAGTCCGGACAGATAGCAAATTGCTGTCAGCCTAATGCTCTTATGACTTTAAAAGAATATTTAGAAGACTATGCATCTGCTGACACAAAAGAAAAAGGCGAAGAAGCAATCAAAAATGAAATTCCAAGAATACCTAATGAAAAAGTGAGAAAAGTTGTATTAGAACATCTTGAAGATTTACATGAAGGAAAACGTGATTTTAGATTCTAA
- a CDS encoding galactose ABC transporter substrate-binding protein, with protein MKRFKKLLPIVMSVVMVAATMAGCGSSSNSGSAGGDKKSDSKSSDVLIGSAIYKFDDTFMTGVRTAMEAQAKDKGATIELVDSQNKQPTQNEQVDTFITKGVNALAINPVDSTSAGPIIEKAKAKNLPIVFLNRQPSDADMKTYDKAWYVGAHAEQSGTMSGELIADYFKAHPEADKNKDGVVQYVMLQGEPGHQDATLRTQYSVKAIEDAGLKTEKLAADTAMWDKAKATDLMKAFITGQGIDKIEAVLCNNDDMALGAIEALKAEGYNKGDASKYIPVVGVDATAPALQAMKEGSLLGTVLNDAANQGKATVNIALAAAQGKEINKDNIGYDVTDGKYIWINYVKVTQDNYKDYMK; from the coding sequence ATGAAAAGGTTTAAAAAATTATTACCAATCGTTATGTCAGTAGTTATGGTGGCTGCCACAATGGCAGGCTGTGGATCAAGCAGTAATTCAGGAAGTGCTGGAGGAGATAAGAAATCAGACTCTAAATCTTCAGATGTTTTAATTGGTTCAGCTATATATAAATTTGATGATACTTTTATGACAGGCGTTCGTACAGCTATGGAAGCTCAAGCTAAGGATAAGGGTGCAACTATTGAGTTAGTGGATTCTCAAAATAAGCAGCCTACACAAAACGAACAAGTAGATACCTTTATTACAAAAGGTGTAAACGCTTTAGCAATAAATCCGGTTGATAGTACATCTGCAGGCCCAATTATTGAAAAAGCAAAGGCTAAGAATCTTCCAATAGTATTTTTAAATCGTCAACCATCAGATGCTGATATGAAGACTTATGATAAAGCATGGTATGTAGGTGCACATGCAGAACAATCTGGAACCATGTCAGGTGAATTAATAGCTGACTATTTCAAGGCACATCCAGAAGCTGATAAAAATAAGGATGGAGTAGTGCAATATGTAATGCTACAAGGAGAACCAGGACATCAAGATGCAACTCTTCGTACACAATATTCTGTAAAGGCTATAGAAGATGCTGGACTTAAAACAGAAAAGCTTGCTGCAGATACAGCAATGTGGGATAAAGCAAAAGCAACTGACCTTATGAAAGCATTTATTACAGGACAAGGTATTGATAAAATAGAAGCAGTTCTTTGTAACAATGATGATATGGCTCTTGGTGCAATAGAAGCGTTAAAGGCAGAAGGATATAATAAAGGAGATGCTAGCAAGTATATTCCAGTAGTTGGAGTAGATGCAACAGCACCAGCATTACAAGCTATGAAGGAAGGTTCTCTTCTTGGAACAGTATTAAATGATGCAGCAAACCAAGGTAAAGCAACTGTAAACATTGCTTTAGCAGCTGCTCAAGGTAAAGAAATCAATAAAGATAACATTGGTTATGATGTAACAGATGGAAAATATATATGGATAAACTATGTAAAGGTTACTCAAGACAATTATAAAGATTATATGAAATAA
- a CDS encoding sugar ABC transporter ATP-binding protein — translation MGEYVLEMNNITKVFPGVKALDNVTLKVRKGSVHALMGENGAGKSTLMKCLFGIYHEDGGEIILDGKKMEINTSKQALDLGVSMIHQELHPIRFRPVMENIWLGRFPMRGIAVDRKTMIKKTQELFDEIELDINPEILAGKLSASNLQLVEIAKAVSYNSKIIIMDEPTSSLTENETKHLFKIIKQLQNKGCAIIYISHKMEEILKISDEVTIMRDGQYVGTWDAKDLTTDLIIKRMVGRDMTNRFPPRTYKPTKEVVLRVQDYSSPLPKSFKNVSFELYKGEILGIGGLVGAQRTELVEALFGLREVESGRIEKDGKEIKIKTPRDAKESGFALLTEERRASGIFGILSVLDNTVIASQKKYSKAGVLQDSSRYEAAKRSNNELKTKTPSLEQLIQNLSGGNQQKVLIARWLLTNPDILILDEPTRGIDVGAKYEIYTIMHELVKQGKSIIMISSEMPELLGMSDRIMVMCEGKVTGILEQSEADSVKVMNLATKFMQ, via the coding sequence ATGGGTGAATATGTACTGGAGATGAATAATATAACAAAAGTTTTTCCAGGCGTAAAAGCACTAGATAACGTAACACTCAAAGTCCGCAAGGGAAGCGTTCATGCACTAATGGGAGAGAATGGTGCAGGAAAGTCAACCTTAATGAAGTGTCTTTTTGGTATTTATCATGAAGATGGTGGCGAAATTATACTAGATGGAAAGAAAATGGAGATAAATACTTCAAAGCAAGCATTGGATTTAGGCGTATCAATGATCCATCAAGAATTACACCCAATTCGTTTCCGTCCAGTTATGGAAAACATTTGGCTTGGCAGATTTCCAATGAGAGGAATTGCAGTTGATAGAAAAACCATGATTAAAAAGACACAAGAATTGTTTGATGAAATTGAGTTAGATATTAATCCAGAAATATTGGCAGGAAAACTCTCAGCCTCTAATCTTCAATTAGTTGAGATAGCAAAGGCTGTTAGCTATAATTCAAAAATTATCATTATGGATGAGCCAACTTCATCCTTAACAGAAAATGAAACTAAGCATTTATTTAAAATAATAAAACAGCTTCAAAATAAGGGATGTGCAATTATATATATATCCCACAAGATGGAGGAAATTCTTAAAATATCAGATGAAGTAACAATTATGAGAGATGGTCAGTATGTAGGAACTTGGGATGCAAAGGACCTTACAACAGATTTAATAATAAAGCGTATGGTTGGACGTGATATGACTAATAGATTTCCACCAAGAACATATAAACCAACAAAAGAGGTGGTTTTAAGAGTACAGGATTATTCATCTCCGCTACCTAAATCCTTTAAAAACGTAAGTTTCGAATTGTACAAAGGCGAGATTTTGGGAATAGGCGGACTTGTTGGTGCACAACGTACAGAATTAGTAGAAGCTTTGTTTGGACTTCGTGAAGTAGAATCTGGAAGGATAGAGAAAGATGGAAAGGAGATTAAAATTAAAACTCCAAGAGATGCGAAAGAGAGTGGCTTTGCACTTTTAACTGAGGAAAGGCGTGCTAGTGGAATTTTTGGTATTCTTTCTGTATTAGATAATACTGTAATTGCAAGTCAAAAGAAATATTCTAAAGCTGGTGTATTACAAGATTCTAGCAGATATGAAGCTGCTAAAAGGTCAAATAATGAACTTAAAACTAAAACTCCAAGCTTAGAACAATTAATTCAAAACCTTTCGGGAGGAAACCAACAAAAGGTTTTAATTGCCCGCTGGCTTCTTACAAATCCAGATATTCTTATATTGGACGAGCCTACAAGAGGAATTGATGTTGGTGCTAAGTATGAAATTTACACCATAATGCATGAATTGGTTAAGCAAGGTAAATCAATCATTATGATATCTTCTGAAATGCCAGAATTGCTTGGAATGTCAGATAGAATAATGGTTATGTGTGAAGGTAAGGTTACTGGAATTTTAGAGCAAAGCGAAGCTGATTCTGTAAAGGTTATGAATTTAGCTACAAAATTTATGCAATAA
- the mglC gene encoding galactose/methyl galactoside ABC transporter permease MglC, with amino-acid sequence MSGEKIISRKEFGKIFLGIGVLFVVLGIVFKFILNPRVFYDLPIYIMGVGIAVLIFGGKQYIDKKNADMDVVFSAKTVKNFLTDNAIILALLILVIVIMVIQPRFMQYAVFLDILTQSSTKMIVALGVCFTLLIAGTDLSAGRMVGLAAVISTSMLQNPDYANRFFPGLPQIAVIIPIILAVLACALFGVFNGFLVAKYDMHPFIATLASQVIVYGATSLYFDMPPNKSQPIGGIRPDFIALGQTKLFQIGSFPGISILVPIAVVFIILVWFILNKTVFGKNVYAIGGNREAAIVSGVNVFATIMGIFIFAALLYGVGGVLEAARTAGATNNYGNGYELDAIAACVVGGVSLNGGVGKVGGIVSGVLIFTVIQYGLQFIAVSPMWQQVIKGIIIAVAVAIDMAKYRRK; translated from the coding sequence ATGAGTGGAGAAAAGATAATTTCACGAAAAGAATTCGGAAAAATATTTTTAGGTATAGGTGTTCTTTTTGTGGTTTTAGGAATTGTTTTTAAATTTATTCTAAATCCAAGGGTTTTTTATGATTTACCAATTTATATTATGGGAGTTGGTATAGCAGTACTTATCTTTGGAGGCAAGCAATATATAGATAAGAAAAATGCGGATATGGATGTTGTTTTTTCAGCAAAAACTGTTAAGAACTTTTTGACAGATAATGCTATCATTTTAGCACTATTAATACTAGTTATTGTAATCATGGTAATTCAGCCAAGGTTCATGCAGTACGCTGTATTTCTTGATATATTAACACAATCATCAACAAAAATGATTGTTGCCCTTGGAGTTTGTTTTACATTACTTATTGCTGGTACTGACTTATCAGCAGGTCGTATGGTTGGACTTGCAGCAGTAATATCTACTTCAATGCTTCAAAATCCAGACTATGCTAATAGGTTTTTCCCAGGATTACCGCAGATAGCAGTTATTATTCCTATAATACTAGCTGTACTTGCCTGCGCTTTATTTGGAGTATTCAATGGATTTTTAGTAGCAAAATATGACATGCATCCATTTATAGCTACCTTGGCATCGCAAGTTATAGTTTATGGTGCAACTTCTTTGTATTTTGATATGCCACCTAATAAATCACAACCAATTGGTGGTATTAGACCGGATTTTATAGCTTTAGGACAGACAAAACTATTTCAAATAGGAAGTTTCCCAGGAATATCAATTCTAGTTCCAATTGCTGTAGTATTTATTATTCTAGTTTGGTTCATCTTGAATAAGACTGTATTTGGTAAGAATGTATATGCAATCGGAGGTAATCGTGAAGCAGCTATAGTTTCAGGTGTTAATGTATTTGCAACTATAATGGGAATATTTATCTTCGCAGCACTTTTATATGGTGTTGGAGGTGTATTAGAGGCAGCTAGAACAGCTGGTGCAACCAATAATTATGGTAATGGTTACGAACTTGATGCAATTGCGGCCTGCGTTGTTGGTGGTGTTTCACTAAATGGTGGTGTTGGTAAAGTAGGAGGAATAGTAAGCGGTGTTTTAATATTTACTGTTATTCAGTATGGATTACAATTTATCGCTGTAAGTCCTATGTGGCAGCAAGTTATTAAAGGTATTATAATTGCCGTTGCTGTTGCTATCGATATGGCAAAGTATAGAAGAAAATAG